A window of the Persephonella sp. genome harbors these coding sequences:
- a CDS encoding DUF190 domain-containing protein — MKIEGEAYLLRIFIGENDRIDGKLAYKKLVEIMRENDIAGATVLRGILGYGASSRIHAAGLLTLSGDLPVVIEAVDREEKIKKLIPEIEKYIKNGLVTLEKVHVIKYVYDKS, encoded by the coding sequence ATGAAAATAGAGGGAGAGGCTTATTTACTTAGAATATTTATAGGCGAAAATGACAGAATAGATGGAAAGCTGGCATATAAGAAACTTGTTGAGATTATGAGGGAAAATGATATAGCTGGAGCTACAGTTTTAAGGGGAATACTTGGATATGGTGCTTCCAGCAGAATACATGCAGCAGGATTATTAACCCTCTCCGGAGATTTACCTGTTGTAATAGAAGCTGTAGATAGAGAAGAAAAAATTAAAAAATTAATTCCTGAAATAGAAAAATACATAAAAAATGGTCTCGTAACCCTTGAAAAAGTCCATGTGATTAAATATGTGTATGATAAATCATAA
- a CDS encoding molybdenum cofactor biosynthesis protein MoaE, producing the protein MSVPQIYIGENWFDINDVLNSYKDETCGAVDIFLGIPRSAPEDGEVKELHYEAYVSMAEKVINEIINEAKEKFGIKYAVVHHRTGVVPVLVPSFLVAVWAGHRQEAFEACRYIVDETKARAPIWKKEVFKTGEESWK; encoded by the coding sequence ATGAGTGTTCCACAAATCTACATAGGAGAAAACTGGTTTGATATAAATGATGTGCTGAATAGCTACAAAGATGAAACATGTGGAGCGGTAGATATTTTTCTGGGTATTCCAAGGTCAGCTCCGGAAGATGGAGAAGTAAAAGAACTCCACTATGAAGCTTATGTATCAATGGCAGAAAAGGTAATAAATGAAATAATAAATGAAGCAAAGGAAAAGTTTGGAATTAAATATGCAGTAGTTCATCACAGAACAGGAGTTGTGCCTGTTCTGGTTCCTTCATTTCTGGTTGCTGTATGGGCAGGACATAGACAAGAAGCATTTGAGGCTTGCAGATATATAGTAGATGAAACGAAGGCAAGGGCTCCTATCTGGAAAAAAGAGGTTTTTAAGACCGGTGAAGAAAGCTGGAAGTAA
- a CDS encoding YkgJ family cysteine cluster protein, protein MEKLENLILAAAGIYRQPELVDEIITLQEELNQQIDKQINKQKGLDCQKGCSYCCYGWNVQMTIPEMLMIIKDLNSFPPGKRRRIADRIYEFSNQTDYEGVACPLLEDNLCLVYESRPFICRTYSSYDVSLCENRKKFVFPPFVEEIIKNVVLPFEENIEEPFRTLFETKVPISNIKFDYYRDLFYLNLANTIKIVPIHEKIEIIPLEFAKKYLQT, encoded by the coding sequence TTGGAGAAATTAGAAAATCTCATACTTGCTGCTGCAGGAATTTACAGACAACCAGAACTTGTTGATGAGATTATTACTTTGCAGGAAGAATTAAACCAGCAGATTGATAAACAGATAAATAAGCAAAAAGGATTAGACTGTCAAAAAGGCTGCTCTTACTGCTGTTATGGCTGGAATGTTCAGATGACTATCCCAGAAATGCTGATGATTATAAAAGATTTAAATTCCTTTCCCCCAGGAAAAAGAAGAAGAATAGCTGACAGAATATATGAATTTTCTAATCAAACTGATTACGAAGGTGTAGCCTGTCCTTTGCTTGAGGATAATCTATGTCTGGTTTATGAAAGTAGACCTTTTATCTGCAGAACATACTCTTCTTATGATGTTTCTTTATGCGAAAATAGAAAGAAATTTGTTTTTCCTCCCTTTGTTGAAGAAATAATAAAAAATGTTGTTCTTCCATTTGAAGAAAATATAGAAGAGCCCTTTAGAACTCTTTTTGAAACAAAAGTTCCTATTTCTAATATAAAATTTGATTACTACAGAGACTTATTTTATCTAAATCTGGCAAATACAATAAAGATTGTTCCTATTCATGAAAAAATAGAAATTATTCCACTGGAATTTGCAAAAAAATATCTTCAAACCTAA
- a CDS encoding Hsp20/alpha crystallin family protein has product MDRRNLPAFGWNPFRELTRIEQELNKVFNELVPTPKSGELVEVTTWAPRVDVYEKDNKLIIEAEIPGAKKEDVEVKIKDNAVVIKGEVKKEAEEKDKTYYRTERFYGVFERVIPLPVEVKAEEAKASFENGVLKIEIPKAIEEKEVKIEVQ; this is encoded by the coding sequence ATGGACAGAAGAAACTTACCAGCATTCGGATGGAACCCATTCAGAGAATTGACAAGAATAGAACAAGAATTAAATAAAGTATTTAACGAACTTGTTCCAACTCCAAAAAGCGGTGAACTTGTGGAAGTCACAACTTGGGCTCCAAGAGTTGATGTTTATGAAAAAGATAACAAACTAATTATTGAAGCTGAAATCCCAGGTGCTAAAAAAGAAGATGTGGAAGTTAAAATTAAAGATAACGCAGTAGTAATAAAAGGCGAAGTAAAAAAAGAAGCAGAAGAAAAAGACAAAACTTACTATAGAACAGAAAGATTCTACGGTGTATTTGAAAGGGTTATCCCATTACCAGTAGAAGTAAAAGCCGAAGAAGCTAAAGCTTCATTTGAAAACGGCGTCCTGAAAATAGAAATACCTAAAGCTATAGAAGAAAAAGAAGTCAAAATCGAAGTTCAATAA
- the trmFO gene encoding FADH(2)-oxidizing methylenetetrahydrofolate--tRNA-(uracil(54)-C(5))-methyltransferase TrmFO, with the protein MKKVAVIGAGLAGSEAAYKIAEEGFNVDLYEMRPVKQTPAHRTEKFAELVCSNSLGGKEITTGAGLLKEEMKKLDSLVVETAEKFDVPAGGALAVDREKFSEEITKILENHPNIKVIRKEITKIPEDYDFVIIATGPLTSEELSKEIQKITGAEHLYFYDAIAPTVDAETVDYSKGFWGDRYGKGEGDYFNCVLTEEEYEQFYNELLKGEQIPLKDFERAVFFEGCLPIEEIARRGKQTLLFGPMKPVGLVDPRTGKQPFAVVQLRKENREGTLLSMVGFQTKLKYPEQKRIFRLIPALKDATFVRLGSIHRNTFIQSQKVLKPTLQLKKDPKILFAGQITGVEGYAASAATGILAGINVVRMLKGKEPVVPPETTMLGGLVKYITEPKDELQPMNPNFALLPDLNKKVKDKRKRKLLKAERALKDMEEFARNWRN; encoded by the coding sequence ATGAAAAAAGTAGCAGTTATAGGAGCAGGGCTTGCAGGTAGCGAAGCAGCTTACAAAATAGCAGAAGAAGGATTTAATGTTGATTTATATGAAATGAGACCTGTTAAACAGACCCCTGCCCACAGGACAGAAAAATTTGCTGAACTGGTATGTTCAAACTCCCTTGGAGGAAAGGAAATCACAACAGGGGCAGGGCTTTTAAAAGAAGAAATGAAAAAATTAGATTCTCTTGTTGTAGAAACTGCAGAAAAATTTGATGTTCCGGCAGGGGGAGCACTGGCAGTTGACAGGGAAAAATTTTCAGAGGAAATAACAAAAATCCTTGAAAACCATCCAAATATAAAAGTAATCAGAAAAGAGATAACAAAAATTCCCGAGGATTACGATTTTGTAATAATAGCCACAGGGCCTTTAACATCTGAAGAACTTTCAAAAGAGATACAAAAGATAACAGGAGCAGAGCATTTATACTTTTATGATGCTATTGCCCCAACCGTTGATGCAGAAACTGTTGATTATTCAAAGGGTTTCTGGGGTGATAGATACGGTAAAGGAGAAGGGGACTATTTTAACTGTGTTTTAACAGAGGAAGAGTACGAGCAGTTTTACAATGAGCTTTTAAAAGGTGAGCAGATTCCACTAAAGGATTTTGAAAGGGCTGTATTTTTTGAAGGTTGCCTGCCTATTGAGGAGATAGCCAGAAGAGGAAAACAGACCCTTTTATTTGGACCTATGAAACCAGTTGGACTTGTTGACCCAAGAACCGGTAAACAGCCCTTCGCAGTAGTTCAGCTCAGAAAGGAAAACAGAGAAGGAACTCTGCTTTCAATGGTCGGATTTCAAACAAAGCTGAAATATCCTGAGCAAAAAAGGATTTTCAGACTTATACCGGCCTTAAAAGATGCCACATTTGTCCGACTGGGGTCTATCCATAGAAATACATTTATACAATCCCAGAAGGTATTAAAGCCAACCCTCCAGCTTAAAAAAGACCCTAAGATACTCTTTGCAGGTCAGATAACAGGTGTTGAAGGATATGCTGCATCTGCAGCAACAGGAATACTGGCAGGAATTAATGTTGTTAGAATGTTAAAAGGCAAAGAGCCTGTCGTTCCACCTGAAACAACAATGCTCGGTGGACTTGTAAAATATATAACAGAGCCAAAGGATGAACTACAACCTATGAACCCAAATTTTGCCCTTTTACCTGATCTGAACAAAAAAGTAAAAGATAAAAGAAAAAGGAAACTTCTGAAAGCAGAAAGGGCATTAAAAGACATGGAGGAGTTTGCAAGAAATTGGAGAAATTAG
- the fbp gene encoding class 1 fructose-bisphosphatase, with protein MTQIGIDLNRFILEEERKFPKATGSLSMALMAIEAAAKVIASHVRMAGLADVLGKAGKVNVQGEEVQKLDELSNEILINHLSDCGQFYALASEELDEPIFPSKGVDGKYVISFDPLDGSSNIDVNVSIGTIFSIHKKVTGTIDDFLQEGYKQIAAGYIIYGSSTMFVLTTGNGVNGFTLDPSVGMFLLSHPDMKIPEKGKIYSINEANAKKWTQPKLIDYIETLKEEGYTTRYIGSMVADVHRTLIKGGIFGYPADKKNTNGKLRLLYEAAPMAFLIEQAGGKATNGEIDILQIKPTDIHQRTPVFLGSPKEINQLMEFIG; from the coding sequence ATGACACAGATAGGGATTGATTTAAACAGATTTATTTTAGAAGAAGAAAGAAAATTTCCAAAAGCAACCGGTTCATTATCTATGGCACTCATGGCCATAGAAGCTGCAGCTAAAGTTATAGCTTCCCATGTTAGAATGGCAGGACTTGCAGATGTGCTGGGAAAAGCAGGAAAAGTTAATGTTCAGGGTGAAGAAGTCCAGAAACTTGATGAACTTTCCAATGAAATACTGATTAATCATCTATCAGATTGTGGGCAGTTCTATGCACTGGCTTCAGAAGAATTAGATGAACCTATATTTCCTTCAAAAGGAGTTGATGGAAAATATGTCATCTCTTTTGACCCGTTAGATGGTTCTTCAAATATAGACGTTAACGTTAGTATCGGGACAATTTTTTCCATTCATAAAAAAGTGACAGGAACAATTGATGATTTTCTACAAGAAGGTTATAAACAGATTGCAGCAGGATATATTATTTACGGTTCTTCCACAATGTTTGTCCTGACTACAGGAAATGGAGTTAACGGATTTACATTAGATCCTTCTGTTGGTATGTTTTTACTCTCCCATCCTGATATGAAAATTCCAGAAAAAGGAAAAATCTATTCTATAAATGAAGCAAATGCTAAAAAATGGACACAGCCTAAACTTATTGATTATATAGAAACACTAAAAGAAGAAGGCTATACAACAAGATATATAGGTTCAATGGTAGCCGATGTTCACAGAACACTTATAAAGGGTGGAATATTTGGATACCCTGCAGATAAGAAAAACACAAACGGAAAACTCAGACTTCTTTATGAAGCTGCTCCAATGGCATTTTTAATAGAGCAGGCCGGCGGAAAAGCAACAAACGGAGAAATTGATATACTCCAGATAAAACCTACAGATATCCATCAAAGAACCCCTGTTTTCCTTGGAAGTCCAAAAGAAATTAATCAATTAATGGAGTTTATAGGATAA
- a CDS encoding PIN domain-containing protein produces MKIVVDANIIFSALIKGNQVYIKILNNSDAPDFIFVELEKYENRILRKVSNRQKMKKIIHKLFKKISIIPKIGLAKTNIRKAYNLCKDIDEKDTPYVALALELDAYLWTNDKKLENKLKEKGFSKILTTEELVKLIEI; encoded by the coding sequence ATGAAAATTGTTGTTGATGCCAATATCATTTTCTCTGCATTGATAAAAGGGAATCAGGTTTATATAAAAATACTAAATAATAGTGATGCACCTGATTTCATATTTGTGGAGCTTGAAAAATATGAAAATAGAATTTTAAGAAAGGTATCAAACAGACAAAAAATGAAAAAAATTATCCATAAATTGTTTAAAAAAATTTCTATAATTCCCAAAATAGGATTAGCAAAAACAAATATAAGAAAAGCCTATAACCTTTGCAAAGATATAGATGAAAAGGATACCCCATATGTGGCTTTAGCTCTTGAACTTGATGCATATTTATGGACAAATGATAAAAAATTAGAAAATAAGCTAAAAGAAAAAGGATTTTCCAAAATTTTAACGACAGAGGAACTTGTTAAATTGATAGAAATATAA
- a CDS encoding Uma2 family endonuclease, with translation MPTATLSKKSSSKQKSPKPYKFTINHLKKMYEAGIFNPEEKIELINGEPFIMTPIGFRHAKVLERLERKLYEIIYSDPELKEKFVIWTQNPIRINSKNLLYPDIAIYPEEIYKKEDIPKIKDAVLIIEISDTTLDYDKEIKLPVYAKGKAKEVWIINLKDNVFEKYTQPSKKMFKSIHIYQKDEQVKILNKKINLSEILNG, from the coding sequence ATGCCAACAGCAACTCTGTCCAAAAAATCTTCCTCAAAGCAAAAATCACCTAAACCATACAAATTCACCATAAATCATCTAAAAAAAATGTATGAGGCGGGGATATTTAATCCAGAAGAAAAAATAGAATTAATAAACGGGGAGCCTTTTATCATGACACCAATAGGATTTAGACATGCAAAAGTTTTAGAGAGATTAGAAAGGAAGCTTTACGAGATTATTTATTCTGACCCTGAACTTAAAGAAAAATTTGTTATCTGGACACAAAACCCTATAAGAATTAATTCAAAAAACCTCCTATATCCAGATATAGCTATATATCCAGAAGAGATTTACAAAAAGGAAGATATTCCAAAAATAAAAGATGCAGTTTTAATAATAGAGATTTCAGACACAACCCTTGATTACGACAAAGAAATAAAACTTCCAGTTTATGCAAAGGGTAAAGCCAAAGAAGTCTGGATAATAAACCTAAAAGATAACGTCTTTGAAAAATACACCCAGCCATCAAAAAAAATGTTCAAATCAATCCATATCTACCAGAAGGACGAACAGGTTAAAATCCTCAATAAAAAGATTAACCTTTCAGAAATTTTAAATGGCTAA
- a CDS encoding tetratricopeptide repeat protein, which yields MQKIFEIKSGLFIGLLLILFSFSFGEDIKNLKKSCNEGNAKVCFHLGSIYDGKDFRKALYFYEKSCSLGYPLACYDLGIIYFYGHNVGKNIKKAIWFFKKACDLDYSFACNNLGVLYNQGIGVKRDYKKAKQFFKKACGLGDELACRNFMSMYKEKN from the coding sequence ATGCAAAAGATTTTTGAAATAAAGTCAGGTTTATTTATAGGATTGCTTCTTATTCTATTTAGTTTTTCCTTTGGGGAAGATATTAAAAATTTAAAAAAGTCCTGTAATGAAGGAAATGCCAAAGTTTGCTTTCATTTAGGCTCAATTTACGATGGAAAGGATTTTAGAAAAGCTCTTTATTTTTATGAAAAATCTTGTAGTTTAGGTTATCCCCTTGCCTGTTATGATTTAGGGATAATCTATTTTTATGGGCATAATGTGGGAAAAAATATAAAAAAGGCTATATGGTTTTTCAAAAAAGCGTGTGATTTGGATTACAGTTTTGCCTGTAATAATCTTGGGGTTCTATATAATCAGGGAATAGGTGTAAAGAGAGACTATAAAAAAGCGAAGCAGTTTTTTAAAAAAGCATGTGGTTTAGGTGATGAACTCGCCTGTAGAAACTTTATGTCCATGTATAAAGAAAAGAATTAA
- a CDS encoding DUF808 family protein, protein MASGIFALLDDIAYLMDDVASSTKIAAQKTSAVLGDDLAVGAKKASEYPPSRELPVLWAIIKGSFLNKLIVVPFILALNYFLPFIIKPVLMIGGLYLAYEGAEKILEFLDLVKHHSEERKLSEKEKIKSAIITDFILSLEIVIIAISTVQDKPFLVQVISVSIVAVLATIGVYGFVALIVRLDDMGIYLIENYDGFLEKIGILMVKSLPYIIKALSVIGTLAMLLVAGGIYLHSLEFLHHLTEPIPALIGEFLIGLILGIFAFFTKQLTSSFLHRS, encoded by the coding sequence ATGGCTTCGGGGATATTTGCTCTGCTTGATGATATTGCTTATTTAATGGATGATGTGGCGTCTTCTACGAAAATTGCTGCCCAGAAAACATCTGCAGTTTTAGGAGATGACCTTGCCGTAGGTGCAAAAAAGGCTTCTGAATATCCTCCAAGTAGAGAACTACCTGTTTTATGGGCAATTATAAAGGGTTCCTTTTTAAACAAACTGATTGTTGTTCCTTTCATACTGGCTCTTAATTATTTTCTACCTTTCATTATCAAGCCTGTGTTAATGATAGGTGGGTTATATCTGGCTTATGAGGGTGCAGAAAAAATTCTGGAGTTTTTAGATTTGGTTAAACATCATTCAGAAGAGAGAAAATTATCAGAAAAAGAAAAAATCAAATCTGCGATTATCACTGATTTTATACTTTCTCTGGAAATAGTAATTATTGCCATTTCTACGGTGCAGGATAAACCCTTTTTAGTTCAGGTTATTTCTGTCTCTATAGTGGCTGTCCTGGCCACAATAGGAGTTTATGGTTTTGTTGCTCTTATCGTTCGTCTGGATGATATGGGGATTTATTTGATAGAAAATTATGATGGTTTTTTAGAGAAAATAGGCATATTAATGGTTAAATCGTTGCCATATATAATAAAAGCCCTATCTGTTATTGGAACTTTGGCTATGCTTCTGGTGGCAGGTGGAATTTATTTACATAGTTTAGAGTTTTTGCATCATTTAACAGAACCTATTCCTGCTCTTATTGGTGAATTTTTAATAGGCTTAATTCTGGGAATTTTTGCTTTTTTTACAAAACAACTTACTTCCAGCTTTCTTCACCGGTCTTAA
- a CDS encoding 6-carboxyhexanoate--CoA ligase, whose product MSILDQQINAIKEIYSEIKKSGAKIQPVIVGKFALTVYTQGMYPANIISFLYPDLQLLTKVLKELGYQQMGDFWTRGDIVVEVSKKFKLIPTGSFNQIEVDGQIINVVSLEDLLVDMMNECVAGDETVCELIKMLIKSYLPVLDFHHIYSNLKNKQAVIKFKQYRKEAEG is encoded by the coding sequence ATGTCCATATTAGATCAGCAGATAAATGCGATAAAAGAAATTTATTCTGAGATTAAAAAGTCAGGAGCAAAAATTCAGCCGGTAATCGTTGGAAAATTTGCCCTTACTGTTTACACACAAGGGATGTATCCTGCAAATATCATATCCTTTTTATATCCTGATTTACAACTGCTAACAAAGGTTCTCAAAGAGCTTGGGTATCAACAGATGGGAGATTTTTGGACTAGGGGAGATATAGTTGTAGAAGTTAGCAAGAAATTTAAGCTTATTCCTACAGGTTCTTTTAATCAGATTGAGGTTGATGGTCAGATTATAAATGTAGTATCCCTGGAAGACTTACTTGTAGATATGATGAATGAATGCGTCGCCGGAGATGAAACTGTATGCGAGCTTATAAAAATGCTTATAAAATCATATTTACCGGTTTTAGATTTTCATCATATATATTCCAATTTAAAAAATAAACAGGCTGTAATAAAATTTAAACAGTATAGAAAAGAGGCAGAGGGGTAA
- a CDS encoding class II fructose-bisphosphate aldolase: MPTIAKNTEELNSLLNGVVSVEGEKVSITDESKLRESVIDDLIYTAVFSEDESTKEEAKRLIREIANEFGAVAASIHDFYMAMGRGEVDKITTPAVNIRGMTYDVARQIFKVALNHNIGAFIFEIAKSEIGYTFQRPSEYAACVLAAAIKEGYKGPVFIQGDHFQFNAKKYAEDPEKELQAIKDLTEEALKAGFYNIDIDPSTLVDYSKPTLKEQQYHNYINTAKMTQFIREIEPEGVTVSVGGEIGHIGGKNSTVEEFEAFMEGYLEELPEGMPGISKISVQTGTEHGGIPLPDGRVAEVKLDFNVLRDIGKVAREKYGLGGTVQHGASTLPDELFDKFPENNCCEIHLATGFQNIMYDLIPEDFKQKIYSWIKENLKNEWKEGWTEEQFIYKTRKKGFGPFKYEWWTLDEEYKNKILDALYKKFEFLFGKLNAFNTKELVEKYVKPVKLPYGAIRK, encoded by the coding sequence ATGCCAACTATAGCAAAAAATACAGAAGAACTTAATTCTTTGTTGAATGGTGTTGTATCTGTAGAAGGAGAAAAAGTTTCTATAACAGATGAAAGCAAACTAAGAGAAAGTGTAATTGATGACCTTATTTATACAGCTGTTTTTTCTGAAGACGAAAGCACAAAAGAAGAAGCAAAAAGGCTTATAAGGGAAATTGCCAATGAGTTTGGAGCTGTTGCAGCTTCTATACATGACTTTTATATGGCAATGGGCAGAGGTGAAGTTGATAAGATTACAACCCCTGCTGTAAATATCAGGGGAATGACCTATGATGTTGCCAGACAAATATTCAAAGTTGCTCTTAACCACAATATTGGAGCCTTTATCTTTGAAATAGCAAAATCAGAAATTGGATATACATTCCAAAGACCCTCTGAGTATGCTGCTTGTGTTTTAGCAGCTGCAATAAAAGAAGGATACAAAGGACCTGTTTTCATACAGGGAGACCACTTCCAGTTTAACGCTAAAAAATATGCAGAAGACCCTGAAAAAGAGCTTCAGGCTATAAAAGACCTTACAGAAGAAGCTCTAAAAGCAGGCTTTTACAACATAGATATTGACCCATCAACTCTCGTTGACTACTCAAAACCAACTCTTAAAGAACAGCAGTATCACAACTATATAAATACTGCAAAAATGACCCAGTTTATCAGAGAGATAGAACCTGAAGGGGTTACTGTTTCTGTTGGTGGAGAGATTGGACATATCGGTGGTAAAAACTCAACTGTAGAAGAGTTTGAGGCATTTATGGAAGGTTATCTTGAGGAACTTCCAGAAGGTATGCCTGGAATTTCTAAAATATCTGTTCAAACAGGAACAGAACACGGTGGAATTCCTCTACCTGATGGAAGAGTAGCAGAGGTTAAACTGGACTTTAATGTTCTCAGAGATATCGGAAAAGTGGCAAGGGAAAAATACGGCCTTGGTGGAACAGTTCAACACGGGGCTTCAACACTTCCAGATGAACTATTTGACAAATTCCCTGAAAACAACTGCTGTGAAATTCACCTTGCAACAGGATTTCAAAACATAATGTATGACCTTATACCTGAAGACTTCAAACAAAAAATCTATAGCTGGATAAAAGAGAACCTCAAAAATGAATGGAAAGAAGGCTGGACAGAAGAGCAATTTATCTACAAAACAAGGAAAAAAGGTTTTGGACCATTTAAATATGAATGGTGGACATTAGACGAAGAATATAAAAACAAAATCCTTGATGCCCTTTACAAAAAGTTTGAGTTCCTATTTGGAAAACTAAACGCATTTAACACAAAAGAACTTGTTGAAAAGTATGTCAAACCTGTAAAACTTCCTTACGGTGCAATCAGAAAATAA
- the crcB gene encoding fluoride efflux transporter CrcB, with protein sequence MQYLAIMLGGALGALFRFFVSSFVNKYSGLEFPAGTLTVNVIGSFILVFFTVITLEKLSIDPLWRMFFAVGFLGAFTTFSTFSYETIALMQDGEYFKSILNILLNNGLSIAAGIGGLILAKSLS encoded by the coding sequence ATGCAATATCTGGCTATTATGTTAGGTGGAGCCCTTGGGGCTCTCTTTAGATTTTTTGTTTCGTCCTTTGTTAACAAATATTCCGGACTTGAATTCCCTGCAGGAACTCTGACTGTAAATGTAATCGGCTCATTTATCCTTGTGTTTTTTACAGTTATAACCCTTGAAAAGCTAAGTATAGATCCTTTATGGAGAATGTTTTTTGCAGTAGGATTTTTAGGGGCTTTTACTACCTTTTCAACATTTTCCTATGAAACTATAGCTTTAATGCAGGATGGGGAATATTTTAAAAGTATATTAAATATTTTACTGAATAATGGACTATCTATAGCTGCAGGAATAGGTGGTTTAATTCTGGCAAAAAGTTTGTCCTAA
- a CDS encoding Wzz/FepE/Etk N-terminal domain-containing protein, whose protein sequence is MYEKKIPIIKADDTDANKIVYCQEDEIDLYELFLILKKRWKIIIISTVFIFFTGLVYIILSTPLYKVEANIKNIYINGVPANDISKIIGLVKAKFYKEGTDRKKFLKENGFYLDDVNIQTVKRDKTDIFLIRVYSLSNKKGEEAISKILQYLQSEYKPVLQKFILDTKNKIERLEEEKKVIQDYKIKELERQKDFLIKEEIPLLKRKMAFLQEKEKNLNLLIKSYLSSINDYEKAIKNLSIAMKNPNLSDSSLLIVSNQIAQYENLITSLQNKIKNYQLEIKNIEQEQIPAIEKKVKQINEIQIKSIDEKLENFRLRLKNIDRQIKMLELSLKPPLTENFKVLSKSISDKPAKPKKMLIMVVSIVSGLFLGIFLAFFFEWLQNAKDRRKLPEGSFEEANY, encoded by the coding sequence ATGTATGAAAAGAAAATCCCAATAATAAAAGCAGACGACACAGACGCAAATAAAATTGTCTATTGTCAGGAAGACGAGATAGACCTTTATGAGCTTTTTCTAATACTAAAAAAGAGATGGAAGATAATTATCATTTCTACGGTATTTATATTCTTTACAGGATTAGTCTATATTATTTTATCAACTCCTTTGTATAAAGTAGAAGCAAACATTAAAAATATTTATATAAATGGAGTTCCTGCCAATGATATATCAAAGATTATAGGTCTGGTAAAGGCAAAATTTTACAAAGAAGGAACCGATAGAAAAAAATTTTTAAAAGAAAACGGTTTTTATCTGGATGATGTTAATATTCAAACAGTTAAAAGGGATAAAACAGATATTTTTTTAATAAGGGTGTATAGTCTTTCCAATAAAAAAGGAGAAGAAGCAATAAGTAAAATACTTCAATATCTGCAATCTGAATATAAACCTGTTTTACAGAAATTTATTTTAGATACAAAAAACAAAATTGAACGATTAGAGGAAGAAAAGAAAGTAATTCAAGATTACAAAATAAAAGAATTAGAGAGACAGAAAGATTTTCTCATAAAAGAAGAAATACCACTTTTAAAGAGAAAAATGGCATTTTTACAGGAAAAAGAAAAAAACCTTAATTTGCTAATCAAAAGCTATTTATCTTCTATAAATGATTATGAAAAAGCTATTAAAAATTTATCAATAGCAATGAAAAATCCTAATCTTTCAGATTCTTCCTTATTAATAGTTTCAAATCAAATAGCCCAATATGAAAATCTGATTACCTCTCTGCAAAATAAAATTAAAAATTATCAGCTTGAGATTAAAAACATAGAACAGGAACAAATTCCGGCAATTGAAAAGAAAGTAAAACAGATTAATGAAATACAGATAAAATCCATAGATGAAAAATTAGAAAATTTCCGCTTGCGACTGAAAAATATAGATAGACAAATTAAGATGTTAGAACTTTCTTTAAAACCACCTTTGACAGAGAATTTTAAAGTTTTAAGCAAAAGTATTTCTGATAAACCGGCAAAACCAAAGAAAATGCTAATTATGGTTGTTTCAATAGTTTCAGGGTTATTTCTGGGAATATTTTTAGCTTTCTTCTTTGAATGGCTTCAAAATGCAAAGGATAGGAGAAAGCTCCCTGAAGGGAGCTTTGAGGAGGCCAATTATTGA